A window of the Candida orthopsilosis Co 90-125, chromosome 1 draft sequence genome harbors these coding sequences:
- a CDS encoding Pol12 protein (S. cerevisiae homolog POL12 has DNA-directed DNA polymerase activity, has role in telomere capping, DNA-dependent DNA replication initiation and localizes to alpha DNA polymerase:primase complex, nuclear envelope), whose amino-acid sequence MATETFINQVAKTFGPSTKLGDDEYEKLSSLIQIFNVDLEDLFLEWESYNVAEVQQDLELNMTTLIQFHEYLQKKLANNKLTPKSVHVMKDGSGRKPLSKRAVNNNSPATPHTKKRKFDSSEPELSSPAHYESANNTFTTSPIKPSTGSHTLLETLNPELEVINNLSSESSSNPIKLTANFDPAKFKFRTMQMKLLESADVLDDQIDSVAQLYQEYNKTEQQFGNPCLSSQFDILCCGRIVPDSPMYDSETLNSNSLFLETSRLSGIGQRVPLGLSKLAGFSFFPGQIVVLKGRNPTGKQFVVEEVMTLPQLGTPVSSRSELEEYNQLQDGHGLKIVVASGPYSNSNKLQYSKLEGLVEKINNEIQPNVVILNGPFIDLTNKDVEEGRFNFSRDQLPKNLDDVFRLLITPILRKVDSKIQVVLFPSLKDSCVNHCSYPQDSFDRKKFQLPKNIKVFPNPSSFAVNEVLIGSSNLDLFKDLKEVFKQDEKLSKNRFERVIDHIFQQRRYYPVIPGSIARTSEHDISHLTNGAAGENLNGVSVGGSSLETPYLGLTELGNSLPDVLILPSELKVFAKVVNDVVVINPGSFIRPSRSINSEDGTYAVLSITGPKVEALDGTNVEQVEGDSELFHHNVYKRCRVDIYTS is encoded by the coding sequence ATGGCCACTGAAACCTTCATAAACCAAGTAGCCAAGACTTTTGGTCCATCTACAAAACTCGGTGACGACGAGTACGAAAAGTTGAGCTCGCTCatccaaatattcaatGTTGATCTTGAAGACTTATTTTTGGAATGGGAGTCTTACAACGTGGCAGAAGTGCAACAAGATTTAGAGTTGAATATGACAACGTTGATCCAATTTCATGAATATTTGCAGAAGAAATTggcaaacaacaaattgacTCCAAAAAGTGTACACGTAATGAAGGATGGTTCTGGAAGGAAGCCTTTGTCGAAAAGAGCTGTCAATAACAATAGTCCCGCTACACCACATAcaaagaagagaaagttTGATCTGTCTGAACCTGAATTGTCGTCACCAGCCCACTATGAAAGTGCTAACAATACTTTTACGACGTCCCCTATCAAGCCATCCACAGGCTCGCATACCTTATTGGAAACATTGAATCCAGAACTAGAAGTTATCAATAATTTGAGTAGTGAAAGTTCTAGCAATCCAATCAAGTTGACTGCAAACTTTGATCCTGCGAAATTCAAGTTTAGGACCATGCAAATGAAACTTCTTGAAAGTGCTGATGTACTTGACGATCAAATAGATAGCGTAGCTCAGTTGTACCAAGAATACAATAAAACTGAACAACAGTTTGGCAACCCGTGTTTGAGCTcacaatttgatattttatGTTGTGGGAGGATAGTGCCTGACTCACCGATGTATGATAGTGAGACTTTGAATAGCAATTCTTTGTTCTTGGAGACATCAAGGTTGTCCGGTATTGGTCAAAGAGTCCCACTTGGTTTGAGCAAATTAGCTggattttctttcttcCCCGGCcagattgttgttttgaaagGAAGAAATCCAACGGGAAAGCAATTTGTGGTGGAAGAAGTAATGACGTTACCACAGTTGGGAACTCCAGTATCAAGCAGATCCGAATTAGAAGAGTATAACCAGTTGCAAGATGGACACGGTCTCAAGATTGTTGTCGCATCTGGTCCATATTCCAATCTGAACAAACTACAATACTCCAAATTGGAAGGCTTGGTAGagaaaatcaacaatgagaTCCAACCAAATGTGGTTATATTGAACGGTCCATTCATTGATTTGACTAATAAAGATGTCGAAGAAGGTAggtttaatttttcaagagaTCAACTACCAAAGAACCTTGATGACGTGTTTAGGTTATTAATCACTCCCATTTTGAGAAAAGTTGACTCAAAAATCCAAGTTGTTTTATTCCCATCATTGAAGGATAGTTGTGTCAACCATTGTTCGTATCCGCAAGATTCATTCGATAGAAAGAAATTTCAGTTACCAAAAAATATCAAAGTTTTCCCCAACCCATCAAGTTTTGCTGTTAATGAAGTCCTAATTGGATCTTCTAATCTTGATCTTTTCAAGGACTTGAAAGAGGTGTTTaaacaagatgaaaagCTTTCGAAAAACAGGTTTGAGAGGGTCATTGATCATATATTTCAGCAAAGGCGATACTACCCTGTCATTCCTGGGTCCATAGCCAGAACCAGTGAGCACGATATATCGCATCTTACAAATGGTGCAGCAGGAGAGAACTTGAATGGGGTGAGTGTTGGTGGATCTTCATTAGAGACGCCATATTTGGGACTTACCGAATTGGGAAATTCACTTCCAGATGTCTTGATATTGCCATCAGAACTAAAAGTATTTGCAAAGGTGGttaatgatgttgttgtgatCAATCCTGGTCTGTTTATTCGCCCAAGCAGATCAATTAATAGCGAAGATGGAACATATGCTGTGTTGAGCATAACTGGACCAAAAGTCGAAGCTCTAGATGGAACCAATGTCGAGCAAGTAGAAGGTGATTCAGAATTGTTTCATCACAATGTGTATAAACGTTGTAGGGTAGATATTTATACAAGCTAA
- a CDS encoding racemase gives MIGSISTQDPQFQFFTFFHKIPHHHIMRLLLTKPATVSFARVRFRSMSTLFPQPTEARAHELVENYNKILAKVHALNPKTRLVAVSKFKPSSDIMALYSIGVRHFGENYVQELVAKSEELPKDICWHFIGGLQSGKCKDLSNRVTNLWAVETVDTLKKCRQLNNARERKEGEIINVYLQVNTSGEEQKSGFLEMGDLEETIKYIQSDECKKLNLIGLMTIGSIAESKSDHEENNDFKKLVEWKKILDKKYQLDLELSMGMSNDFEQAIRQGSSCVRVGSSIFGARPPRLEK, from the coding sequence ATGATAGGTTCAATCTCAACACAAGATccccaatttcaatttttcactttttttCACAAAATTCCACATCATCACATCATGAGATTGCTTTTAACTAAACCTGCAACCGTTTCCTTCGCAAGAGTACGCTTTCGCTCTATGTCGACATTATTTCCACAACCTACAGAAGCCAGAGCTCATGAGCTCGTGGAGAACTACAACAAGATACTCGCCAAAGTACACGCTTTAAACCCCAAAACCAGATTAGTTGcggtttcaaaattcaaacctTCATCAGATATAATGGCGTTATACTCCATTGGAGTACGACACTTTGGGGAAAACTACGTCCAGGAACTTGTCGCTAAATCAGAAGAGTTGCCCAAAGATATTTGTTGGCATTTTATTGGTGGTTTACAGCTGGGAAAATGTAAAGATCTTAGCAATAGAGTGACAAACTTATGGGCGGTTGAGACAGTGGATACTTTAAAGAAATGCagacaattgaataatgcaagagaaagaaaagaaggtgaGATTATTAACGTATACCTTCAAGTCAACACATCGGGTGAGGAACAAAAATCGGGATTCTTGGAAATGGGAGACCTAGAAGAAACGATTAAGTATATTCAAAGTGATGAATGtaagaaattgaatcttATTGGATTGATGACAATAGGTTCCATTGCGGAGTCAAAATCTGATCACGAAGAGAATAACGACTTTaagaaattggttgaatgGAAGAAAATCTTGGACAAGAAGTACCAGTTGGACCTTGAATTAAGTATGGGAATGAGCAACGATTTCGAACAGGCTATTAGACAAGGTAGTTCGTGCGTCAGAGTTGGGTCATCCATTTTCGGTGCTAGACCGCCCAGATTGGAAAAGTAA
- a CDS encoding Gpi8 protein (protein similar to S. cerevisiae Gpi8p, which is a subunit of the GPI transamidase complex that adds GPI anchors to proteins): MKCKQKLYKQETATHIILIEMRLWYLLLLPLTFWLQVVASEESSTGSHFESINKSNHTNNWAVLVSTSRFWFNYRHMANVLSFYRTVKRLGIPDSQIILMLSDDVACNARNAFPGTVFNNMDQALDLYGNSIEVDYRGYDVTVENFVRLLTDRWGPEQPRSKRLLTDENSNIFIYLTGHGGNEFLKFQDAEEIGAHDIADAFAQMHEKKRYNEIFFMIDTCQANTMYEHIYSPNILCIGSSKLDESSYSHHSDMDIGVAVIDRFTYFALDFLERINRDSKETMDKLFEILNFENVHSHAGIRTDLFKRDVSEVLLTDFFGNVQNVAVDTTPKDILNTTKRLTRDSASLHALKKLRPRGQVEFGFEDGDSTINFHLSKASSTVLGLGLTGLLLGLWKYAS; the protein is encoded by the coding sequence ATGAAATGTAAGCAAAAATTATACAAACAAGAAACCGCAACACATATTATCCTCATTGAAATGAGACTTTGGTACTTGCTTTTGCTACCGCTCACCTTCTGGCTACAAGTAGTAGCTTCAGAGGAGTCAAGTACGGGTAGCCACTTTGAGTCCataaacaaatcaaaccatACCAACAATTGGGCAGTATTGGTGTCAACATCGCGTTTTTGGTTCAACTATCGACATATGGCCAATGTCCTCAGTTTCTATCGTACAGTGAAAAGACTTGGTATCCCTGACTCACAGATTATACTTATGCTTTCCGATGACGTTGCCTGCAATGCAAGGAATGCATTTCCTGGAactgttttcaacaatatgGACCAAGCTTTGGATTTGTATGGAAACAGTATTGAAGTCGATTATAGAGGGTATGATGTAACAGTGGAAAACTTTGTTCGTTTATTGACTGATAGATGGGGACCTGAACAACCTAGATCAAAGAGACTACTAACTGATGAGAACTCAAACATTTTCATCTACTTAACGGGCCACGGCGGTAatgagtttttgaaattccaaGATGCTGAAGAGATCGGAGCTCATGACATTGCTGATGCATTTGCTCAAATGCATGAGAAGAAGAGGTATAACGAGATATTTTTTATGATTGACACGTGTCAGGCTAACACCATGTATGAACACATCTATTCACCGAACATTCTTTGTATCGGTTCATCAAAACTTGACGAGAGTTCCTACAGTCATCACTCAGACATGGATATTGGTGTTGCAGTTATTGATAGATTCACTTACTTTGCGTTGGATTTTCTTGAAAGGATAAACAGAGATTCCAAGGAAACAATGGATAAGCTATTTGAAATTCTCAATTTCGAAAATGTCCATTCACATGCAGGAATTAGAACagatttattcaaaaggGATGTAAGTGAGGTTTTGTTAACTGATTTTTTTGGCAATGTGCAGAATGTTGCCGTGGATACCACTCCAAAAGATATattgaatacaacaaaACGGTTGACACGTGATTCTGCTAGCCTTCatgctttgaaaaaattgagacCAAGAGGGCAAGTGGAGTTTGGATTTGAAGACGGGGATTCTACCATCAACTTTCATTTGTCGAAAGCTTCCTCCACCGTCTTGGGACTCGGTTTGACAGGTTTATTATTGGGGTTGTGGAAATATGCATCTTAA
- a CDS encoding Cph1 transcription factor: protein MSTTTQTMIYTKSATKEIEDSLRLIDDLKFFLATAPANWQENQVIRRYYLNHDEGFVSCVYWNNLYFITGTDIVRCIVYKFEHFGRKIVDRKKFEEGIFSDLRNLKCNTDAILEPPRSEFLEFLFKNSCLRTQKKQKVFFWFNVPHDKLMADALERDLKKEKLGQKPTTIAHKEPAISFKYDENSSLFTQLTKHIESQTDGSLSLSKTSALNTANTTTTATSTSDDVSLLDQKSSPEYASSTANWKNDQPKYLNDGSDHLFRSKTNQSPFDKDEKKASVLAESEKDEDDDNDDDDDDFPLDYFVSQGNNDNYITLDSNYQGGSYANIFDDANDDEFLDPNLFIPSESTNATSNQVVVNDEYLIEQTQPLKTPLPPSVPTSGAKLLSLPNQDNIGDEFFSYPQLTGALATSYPIPLSAKVQTTFKSQQQSQTGASGGLTTPQFLKIPQQQMQVPSQAFNLYEQQQYLADVSGIGYNHNLIHPDSEYWTTGQVNHNLTDANSILDYSSGLGYGYPMQQHPMMYMNDEFLPYFVNQPMMIPQQQSIAALQQQQQQLKFQSMTRQQQISNKMMNKKRQMQQQQQQQQQQQAQKSVSVQKRKQKMNGVIGGGGVTKKIVLKTEKPQISLNEVVNSKTTRLTSKELSN, encoded by the coding sequence ATGTCTACAACAACACAGACAATGATATACACCAAATCCGCAACAAAGGAAATTGAGGACTCTTTACGattaattgatgatttaaaaTTCTTCCTTGCAACAGCTCCTGCTAACTGGCAAGAAAATCAAGTCATCCGAAGATACTATTTAAATCATGATGAAGGCTTTGTAAGCTGTGTATATTGGAACAATTTGTATTTCATTACTGGTACTGATATTGTGAGATGTATTGTTTACAAGTTTGAACATTTTGGTCgcaaaattgttgatcgAAAGaagtttgaagaaggaaTATTTTCTGACttgagaaatttgaaatgtaATACTGATGCTATATTGGAACCACCAAGATCagaatttcttgaattcTTATTTAAAAATTCCTGTTTGAGAACgcaaaaaaaacaaaaggtTTTCTTTTGGTTCAATGTGCCTCATGATAAATTAATGGCTGACGCTTTGGAAAGAGActtgaagaaggaaaaacTTGGCCAGAAACCAACTACAATTGCTCATAAAGAGCCAGCAATTAGTTTCAAGTACGATGAAAATTCTAGTTTATTTACTCAATTGACAAAGCATATTGAAAGTCAAACAGACGGTTCCCTTAGTCTATCCAAAACAAGTGCTTTGAATACTGCCAACACCACAACTACCGCCACATCTACTTCTGACGATGTAAGCCTACTAGATCAGAAATCATCACCGGAATACGCATCATCTACCGCTAATTGGAAAAACGACCAACCTAAGTATCTCAATGATGGGTCAGATCATTTGTTCAGATCTAAAACCAACCAATCACCTTTCGacaaagatgaaaagaaagctTCCGTCTTGGCGGAATctgaaaaagatgaagatgacgacAATGACGATGACGACGATGATTTTCCCTTGGATTATTTTGTTTCGCAGGGCAATAACGATAATTATATCACGTTGGATTCTAATTACCAAGGAGGTTCATATGCAAatatatttgatgatgcCAATGATGACGAATTCCTTGATCCGAATTTATTCATACCTTCTGAACTGACAAATGCAACTCTGAACCAAGTTGTCGTTAATGATGAATACTTGATTGAGCAAACACAACCTTTGAAAACACCGCTACCGCCAAGTGTTCCAACATCAGGTGCAAAGTTGTTGTCATTACCAAATCAAGATAATATAggtgatgaatttttttcataTCCTCAGCTAACAGGTGCTTTGGCCACGAGCTATCCAATTCCATTGTCAGCTAAAGTACAAACTACTTTTAaactgcaacaacaatctcaaACCGGTGCCTCAGGTGGTCTAACTACACCacaatttctcaaaattcctcaacaacaaatgcaaGTACCATCTCAAGCATTCAATTTATATGAGCAGCAACAATACTTGGCCGATGTTTCAGGAATTGGCTATAATCACAACCTCATACATCCTGATAGTGAATACTGGACCACGGGTCAAGTCAATCACAACTTGACTGACGCAAATTCCATTCTAGATTACAGCTCGGGTTTAGGATACGGTTACCCAATGCAACAACACCCTATGATGTACATGAACGATGAGTTCTTGCCCTATTTTGTCAATCAACCAATGATGataccacaacaacaatcgATTGCTGCTctacagcaacaacagcaacagttGAAATTTCAGAGCATGACGAGGCAGCAGCAGATCAGTAATaaaatgatgaataaaaagagacaaatgcagcaacaacaacagcagcaacagcagcaacaagCACAAAAGCTGGTGCTGGTCCAGAAACGGAAACAGAAAATGAACGGGGtcattggtggtggtggtgtaACAAAGAAAATCGTGCTAAAGACGGAAAAACCTCAAATATCATTAAACGAAGTAGTAAACTCCAAAACTACGAGACTTACAAGTAAGGAGTTAAGCAATTGA
- a CDS encoding Lhp1 protein (S. cerevisiae homolog LHP1 has tRNA binding, has role in tRNA processing and localizes to nucleoplasm, nucleolus) — translation MEKKNICKIVILKHHDVLRSTSQRRTLKMTEFVYQGDDFEDKVRKQVEFYFSDSNLQQDKFLWKIYEANDGWVELKTILTFGRMKQYRPEEKVIEALKSSNKLELSANNDMIKRKDPLKDFNEIKNTKKRNTVHIEGFPHDLTQEQVETWFEENIAPQLPKEKVINSVRRIKSRAKKEFFGVVDVELTNEEDAQYLIKDVEISYDQGILSKEEAQNVDKKNLLKKMSLLTFQEMRESGKRFGQNEVTKRRNSFNENNKGKKQKGNKGKNFDRKKGGDGSESAESIEKETISESAIEDDKIPEEEERKESGESKENEPKAEAKDTKATEVTDANNQEASRDDNKA, via the coding sequence atggaaaaaaaaaatatttgtaaaattgTCATACTAAAGCACCACGACGTCCTACGTTCAACTTCACAAAGGAGAACTCTAAAAATGACTGAATTCGTCTACCAAGGGGACGACTTTGAAGACAAAGTTagaaaacaagttgaattcTACTTTTCAGATTCCAATTTACAACAAGACAAGTTTTTATGGAAAATTTACGAAGCAAATGATGGATGGGTTGAATTAAAGACAATCTTGACATTTGGGAGAATGAAGCAGTACAGACCAGAGGAAAAAGTCATTGAAGCATTGAAATCAAGTAACAAGTTGGAATTATCTGCTAATAATGATATGATTAAGAGGAAGGATCCATTGAAAGActtcaatgaaatcaaaaacactAAAAAGAGAAACACTGTACACATTGAAGGATTCCCCCACGATTTAACTCAGgaacaagttgaaacaTGGTTCGAGGAGAATATTGCACCACAGTTACCCAAAGAAAAGGTTATCAATTCCGTACGTAGAATCAAAAGCAGAGCAAAGAAGGAGTTTTTCGGTGTTGTTGACGTTGAGTTGActaatgaagaagatgctCAATACTTAATTAAAGATGTGGAGATTTCCTACGATCAAGGAATcctttcaaaagaagaagcacAAAATGTGGATAAAAAGAACTTATTAAAGAAAATGTCTTTGTTGACGTTCCAAGAAATGAGAGAAAGTGGTAAAAGATTTGGTCAAAACGAAGTTACCAAGAGACGTAATAGtttcaatgaaaataataaaGGTAAAAAACAAAAGGGAAACAAAGGTAAGAATTTTGATCGCAAAAAGGGTGGCGATGGATCTGAATCCGCAGAATCTATTGAAAAGGAAACCATTTCAGAAAGCGccattgaagatgataagATTCCTGAGGAAGAGGAACGCAAAGAATCAGGggaatcaaaagaaaacgAGCCTAAAGCTGAGGCGAAAGACACCAAAGCTACAGAAGTCACTGACGCAAACAATCAAGAGGCTTCGAGGGACGATAACAAAGCGTAA
- a CDS encoding Ist2 protein (S. cerevisiae homolog IST2 has lipid and localizes to cellular bud membrane), with protein MPQPIQELDPDFYISYNYPIDEKTKKVNSQTEKALYTFVEYLYDKGFAAAIRPGDPSHLLIFIKLSPYKFIEEAEKDLIKNYEFGVTAKDDELSSRFRIIYQYLTSNKKLGGCGIVPGQAPYQEVVNIVPITSAFDESRIVEDLKDTFTRPELSANQIKRTYGVQIALYFEFYKYYIYWLFGLSILGVFQYFKKSGAYSLGYTFINLLWGTFFLAFWHRKQQYLVNLWGVQNSHLVEEHSLELAEINERFEPQSNYLHKNNTEGLRFVKQLFFIPIALGFAVVLISYQLGCFFIEIFLTDLYDGPGKSYLTLLPTILISVFVPILTIVYNLVTSAVIKLEGHDTQISENQSVLIKTYVLNFLTSYAPLLITSFLYLPFAHLVGPHLGDIQTTISTYVGENRFYAKYLTKLKSQKEFKINQGRLNAQFFYFIVTNQILQAFLKYVLPLLITKAVKLYQTKIQQKPQLQTSADDPYEARWLQNVRISLDLPEYVVDDDFRSVVLQYGYLILFGPVWPLAPLVSLIFAVIFFKLDHFKLFNGNYFKPPVPKRVDSIHPWNWALFLLTWLGSIVSPVVTAFYRHGTAPPKTMGQFALDNASVNISSSAKLVLLMLFTEHAFLFLSYILYNLSELFKSDVEWENDFVDNDIKLRHDHYSKHVKPTIKVANVPAWNDFTVESTLEFTPPSAVEPVADVAAEKIPSKKQGYATSTQAAETSVHSRSEQARLIAEKERLLRERQAELAKLEKRKLEDPSATASAAEYDKLKKDKEANDSIIEAKSGPNSKTHYSTIDDNTHVGDGNTEKDANTDDTTHTNELLQGSSQIPPAPNDKSATVDTNKYTTHSKNAAKAGARAPGGAGLATAAAAPSTKEEKEKERQQQFDTDPVPAKENKSGIKNSSAPATEQRKALAAGDDKYNGNADNQVEKEKSSSKRSNQDSKSSKSQGGEKSNVVDDEEGSSKASETDSQKEPKRKRSGLKKLLNKI; from the coding sequence ATGCCACAAccaattcaagaattggatcCTGATTTCTACATTTCATACAATTATCCAATTGAcgaaaagacaaaaaagGTAAACTCACAAACCGAAAAGGCTTTGTATACATTTGTCGAGTATCTATATGACAAAGGGTTTGCAGCAGCCATCAGACCAGGTGATCCCTCGCACTTGTTGatctttatcaaattatcGCCTTACAAATTCATCGAAGAGGCTGAGAAAgacttgatcaaaaattatGAGTTTGGTGTCACCgcaaaagatgatgaattgagcTCAAGATTTAGAATTATTTATCAATACTTGACTAGCAACAAGAAGCTTGGAGGGTGTGGAATTGTACCAGGACAAGCGCCTTACCAGGAAGTTGTCAATATTGTTCCTATCACTAGTGCTTTTGATGAGAGtagaattgttgaagatttgaaagacACTTTCACCAGGCCTGAATTGTCAGCCAACCAAATCAAGAGAACATATGGTGTGCAAATTGCTCtctattttgaattttacAAGTATTATATTTATTGGCTATTTGGTTTGTCAATATTGGGTGTATTCCAGTACTTTAAAAAGTCAGGAGCTTATTCATTGGGCTAtacttttatcaatttacTTTGGGGTACTTTCTTCTTGGCATTTTGGCACAGAAAGCAACAATACTTGGTTAATTTATGGGGAGTTCAGAATTCCCACCTTGTTGAGGAACACAGTTTGGAATTGGCCGAAATTAATGAAAGATTTGAGCCTCAATCAAACTACTTACACAAGAATAATACGGAAGGATTGAGATTCGTTAAACAACTATTTTTTATTCCCATTGCTTTGGGATTTGCTGTTGTTTTAATCAGTTACCAATTGGGCTgtttttttattgaaatcttCTTGACTGATCTCTATGATGGACCAGGAAAGTCATATTTGACCTTGTTGCCTACAATTTTGATCTCTGTATTTGTCCCAATCTTGACCATTGTATACAACCTTGTCACAAGTGCTGTAATCAAATTGGAAGGACATGATACTCAAATCAGTGAAAACCAATCAGTTTTGATCAAGACATACgttttaaactttttgacTAGTTATGCACCATTGCTTATTACTTCATTTTTGTACTTACCGTTTGCTCATTTGGTCGGCCCTCACTTAGGTGATATTCAaaccacaatttcaacttatGTTGGTGAAAATAGGTTCTATGCTAAATATTTAACCAAATTAAAGTCCCAGAAGGAATTTAAGATTAACCAAGGTAGATTGAATGCACAATTCTTTTACTTTATCGTCACCAACCAAATCTTGCAAGcgtttttgaaatatgtaTTACCATTGTTAATCACAAAAGCAGTCAAGTTATACCAAACTAAAATTCAACAGAAGCCACAATTACAAACTAGTGCCGATGACCCATATGAGGCTCGCTGGTTACAAAATGTCAGAATTTCTTTAGATTTACCTGAATACGTTGTTGATGACGATTTTAGAAGTGTGGTGTTGCAATACGgttatttgatattgtttggACCTGTGTGGCCATTGGCACCTTTGGTATCATTGATCTTTGCtgtcattttcttcaaattaGATCACTTTAAACTATTCAATGGAAACTACTTCAAACCACCAGTTCCAAAGAGAGTCGACTCTATTCATCCGTGGAACTGggctttgtttttgttaaCTTGGTTAGGATCAATTGTATCACCAGTGGTTACTGCATTTTACCGTCACGGCACTGCTCCCCCAAAGACAATGGGTCAATTTGCATTGGATAATGCTAGTGTTAACATTTCATCGTCAGCCAAGTTAGTTTTATTAATGCTATTCACCGAACATGCATTCTTATTCTTGAGTTATATTTTGTACAATTTGAGTGAATTGTTCAAGAGCGACGTTGAATGGGAAAACGACTTTGTTGACAATGATATCAAATTGAGACACGATCATTATTCTAAACATGTCAAACCCACAATTAAGGTGGCAAATGTACCAGCATGGAATGATTTCACTGTCGAGTCAACTTTGGAATTCACTCCACCCAGCGCAGTTGAGCCTGTCGCCGATGTAGCTGCAGAGAAAATTCCTTCAAAGAAACAAGGCTACGCCACCTCGACTCAAGCAGCTGAGACTAGCGTTCACTCTCGCTCAGAGCAAGCACGTTTAATTGCAGAAAAGGAAAGACTCTTGAGAGAAAGACAAGCGGAATTGGCTAAGTtagaaaagagaaaattggAAGATCCTAGTGCTACTGCATCGGCTGCGGAGTATgacaaattaaaaaaagaCAAGGAAGCAAATGACTCTATCATTGAAGCCAAATCAGGTCCAAATAGCAAAACACACTACAGTACCATTGATGACAATACACATGTTGGTGATGGCAACACTGAAAAGGATGCTAACACTGACGACACTACACATACCAATGAGTTACTTCAAGGTTCCTCACAGATCCCACCCGCTCCTAATGACAAATCTGCAACAGTTGATACAAACAAGTACACAACTCACTCTAAAAATGCCGCAAAAGCAGGTGCTCGTGCTCCTGGGGGAGCTGGTCTTGCAACTGCTGCCGCTGCTCCTTCTACGAAAgaggagaaggagaaagagcgtcaacaacaatttgataCTGATCCTGTACCAGCAAAGGAAAACAAATCAGGAATCAAAAATAGCAGCGCACCTGCTACAGAACAGAGAAAAGCCCTAGCAGCTGGAGACGACAAATACAACGGCAATGCGGACAATCAAgttgagaaagaaaagtcTTCCAGTAAGAGATCCAACCAAGActcaaaatcttcaaaatctcAAGGCGGAGAGAAACTGAATGTtgtagatgatgaagaaggttCAAGCAAGGCTTCGGAAACTGATTCACAGAAGGAGCCCAAACGTAAAAGATCCgggttgaaaaagttgttgaacaagataTAA